Proteins encoded together in one Myxocyprinus asiaticus isolate MX2 ecotype Aquarium Trade chromosome 21, UBuf_Myxa_2, whole genome shotgun sequence window:
- the LOC127412329 gene encoding proteasome subunit beta type-1-B-like: MLSAQTYGENGKMKEYHYTGPVEHKFSPYAFNGGTVLAVAGEDFAIVASDTRLSEGYSIHSRDSPKCYKLTNTTVLGCSGFHGDCLTLTKIIEARLKMYKHSNNKTMTSGAIAAMLSTILYGRRFFPYYVYNIIGGLDEEGRGAVYSFDPVGSYQRDTYKAGGSASAMLQPLLDNQIGFKNMENVEQLPLTLEKAVQLVKDVFISAAERDVYTGDALKICIITKEGIRDEIVPLRKD, translated from the exons ATGCTGTCTGCACAAACTTACGGTGAGAATGGAAAGATGAAAGAATATCACTACACGGGACCAGTGGAGCATAAATTCTCTCCTTATGCCTTCAACGGAGG gACTGTGCTGGCCGTGGCTGGTGAAGACTTTGCTATTGTGGCTTCAGACACACGTTTAAGTGAGGGATACAGCATCCACAGCCGTGATTCCCCTAAGTGCTACAAACT GACAAACACTACTGTGCTCGGCTGCAGTGGTTTCCATGGCGACTGCTTGACGCTAACCAAAATCATTGAGGCAAGACTGAAG ATGTACAAGCATTCAAATAATAAGACCATGACCAGTGGAGCCATCGCAGCTATGCTGTCAACAATCCTGTATGGAAGGCGTTTCTTCCCTTACTACGTGTACAACATCATCGGTGGTCTGGATGAGGAGG gtcgaGGTGCTGTTTACAGTTTTGATCCGGTTGGATCGTACCAGAGAGACACTTACAAAGCAGGTGGCTCAGCAAGTGCAATGCTGCAGCCTCTTCTGGACAACCAG ATTGGattcaaaaacatggagaatGTGGAGCAACTGCCCCTGACTCTGGAGAAGGCCGTGCAGCTGGTGAAGGATGTGTTCATCTCCGCTGCAGAGAGAGACGTCTATACTGGAGACGCCCTCAAGATCTGTATCATCACCAAGGAAGGCATTCGAGATGAGATTGTGCCACTGAGGAAAGACTGA